Proteins encoded together in one Osmerus eperlanus chromosome 20, fOsmEpe2.1, whole genome shotgun sequence window:
- the cart4 gene encoding cocaine- and amphetamine-regulated transcript 4: protein MDSVAVRAVVCLGVCLSVFTVIAQGQMSPDNRVSSQEDQYPLRYATRELADALEGLLESGQENSIGLSVEKKASVIPRCDVGERCAMKHGPRIGRLCDCMRGTACNTFFLRCY from the exons ATGGACAGCGTCGCGGTCCGCGCGGTTGTTTGCTTGGGCGTGTGCTTGTCCGTGTTCACCGTTATCGCTCAGGGGCAAATGTCACCAGACAATCGAGTCTCTTCACAAGAAGACCAATATCCTCTTCGTTATGCGACCAGAGAGTTG GCTGATGCGCTCGAGGGACTTCTGGAGAGTGGACAGGAGAACAGTATAGGACTGTCCGTTGAGAAGAAAGCAAGTGTCATCCCACGG TGCGACGTCGGGGAGCGGTGCGCCATGAAGCATGGGCCGCGTATCGGGAGGCTCTGCGACTGCATGCGCGGCACCGCGTGCAACACTTTCTTCCTGCGCTGCTACTGA
- the si:ch211-191i18.4 gene encoding uncharacterized protein si:ch211-191i18.4, with protein sequence MFTMMFLIMNSILLVNFLSRGVETSLPEPVPSSQTRPNPREHELPLGIPVHDTRNGSLHRRPWAELRENFNRLPGVCRRLRRRRITILCNMGKFCTGLREIRHGQVCRCPRGSRCSHFFLRSL encoded by the exons ATGTTCACAATGATGTTCCTCATAATGAATTCGATTTTATTGGTCAACTTTCTGTCCCGCGGAGTGGAGACGAGCCTGCCAGAACCGGTTCCTTCTTCGCAAACGCGCCCAAATCCCCGAGAGCACGAGCTG CCGTTGGGTATCCCTGTCCATGATACGAGAAACGGCAGTCTTCACCGGAGGCCGTGGGCCGAGCTGAGGGAGAACTTCAACCGTCTTCCTGGCGTATGTCGACGGCTCCGCAGGAGGAGAATCACCATATTG TGCAACATGGGAAAGTTCTGCACGGGGTTGAGAGAGATCAGGCACGGTCAGGTCTGCCGCTGCCCGCGCGGGTCCCGGTGTTCCCACTTCTTCCTCCGGAGTCTCTGA
- the si:ch211-191i18.2 gene encoding uncharacterized protein si:ch211-191i18.2 has product MTTQDYGDYNATFDYSFYSNSSTEDLDKFLSESEEEEDEEPEVVDEELEVTTITTVAGSMAPRTCSASASLLFSVALTLHLLPRL; this is encoded by the exons ATGACCACACAGGACTATGGAGATTACAACGCCACCTTCGACTACAGCTTCTACA GCAACAGCAGCACCGAGGACCTGGACAAGTTCCTGAGTgaaagtgaggaagaggaggacgaggaaccGGAAGTGGTGGATGAAGAGTTAGAGGTCACAACCATAACAACTGTAGCCGGGTCTATG GCCCCCAGGACCTGCTCAGCCTCTGCTAGTCTGCTGTTCTCAGTGGCACTGACCCTTCACCTTCTGCCCAGACTATGA